One Drosophila virilis strain 15010-1051.87 chromosome 5, Dvir_AGI_RSII-ME, whole genome shotgun sequence DNA window includes the following coding sequences:
- the LOC6625472 gene encoding cyclic GMP-AMP synthase-like receptor 1 translates to MSNFEFCLREIADDIRNPNDSINANDFFAVKDYVLSIMRNQDNYFRKICQNDILFGSMAHDVRLYDDDELDVLMELRFPAYSRIEQVDDEQHPGMVFLDFSDACVDNMVFKRLANNNRMYMNRYSLKRWLNNIFVNALDNYGNVVYGDYDEYTLGYEWRGITYTITAESPSRIFNIDFVPAVKIVRPKSGTWLAIPKYTSGNTHHFTFMISNAQAELQHVDRCGQALRDALRLLQALRNAKQLWQLRCYHFVTLAIWLARRVGHTKMFHLSVSELFLMLLSDLCDALLEGHLPYVWNSQMNLLGNFSDNELSQYISELCNAYNVLDSYSYKPTVSFARCRRFFD, encoded by the exons ATGTCGAATTTTGAGTTTTGTCTGCGCGAGATTGCCGATGATATTAGAAATCCGAACGATTCGATCAATGCCAACGACTTCTTTGCTGTTAAGGATTACGTATTAAGCATAATGCGCAATCAGGATAACTACTTTCGAAAGATAtgccaaaacgacatactATTCG GCAGCATGGCGCATGATGTGCGTCTCTACGATGACGACGAGCTCGATGTGCTGATGGAGTTGCGCTTTCCGGCTTACAGTCGCATCGAGCAGGTGGACGACGAGCAGCATCCGGGCATGGTGTTCCTGGACTTCTCGGACGCCTGTGTTGACAATATGGTGTTCAAGCGGCTGGCCAACAATAATCGAATGTACATGAATCGCTACAGCCTCAAGCGCTGGCTGAACAACATCTTTGTGAATGCTCTGGACAACTATGGCAATGTGGTGTACGGGGACTATGACGAGTATACGCTGGGCTACGAGTGGCGCGGCATTACGTACACCATCACAGCGGAGTCTCCGTCGCGCATCTTCAACATTGACTTTGTGCCGGCCGTAAAAATTGTGCGTCCCAAATCCGGCACGTGGCTTGCAATTCCCAAATATACGAGCGGCAATACGCACCATTTCACGTTCATGATCAGCAATGCGCAGGCGGAGCTGCAGCACGTGGACCGCTGCGGCCAAGCATTGCGGGATGCACTGCGTCTATTGCAAGCTCTGCGCAATGCCAagcagctgtggcagctgcgCTGCTATCACTTTGTCACCCTGGCCATTTGGTTGGCCAGGCGCGTTGGCCACACAAAGATGTTCCATCTGTCGGTGAGCGAGCTCTTTCTTATG TTGCTGTCGGATCTGTGCGACGCACTCCTCGAAGGCCATCTACCATATGTGTGGAACTCGCAAATGAATCTCCTCGGCAACTTTTCGGATAACGAGCTGTCGCAGTACATCAGCGAACTTTGCAATGCCTACAATGTGCTCGACTCGTATTCATATAAGCCAACCGTTAGCTTTGCACGCTGCCGCCGGTTCTTTGATTAG
- the LOC6625471 gene encoding pneumococcal serine-rich repeat protein isoform X1, whose product MKEMKVARAISESSTTSDNTSDFIDIVKKYDVVYNNHNPDYKNVEVKMKVWTQIADEIGLSVEASKRKWKNLRDSYTKYLRSFRVGTKTSKKYQYWAHADHMEFLKPFQGPGRNSANGNGKSNDEDDTECDFGYQVLAKAASNGGEEDLKITIATATATATASTSALSTQTVNSYTTPILTPSVAATPPSLISPGSNAGAPPQNHNSNSNGSNGNCAAVAPLTLSAMTPPANSSSSNSGVLPLPALPLSAAGKASVAASVSANAAALATLASLPMGIGGLPAAAAAAQMFPLATLKAAAAAAGLPLTSTPNCSTANNVGCLIIEPHLFAAADNFKKELSAAAAAGAPLGLFQNLANRHHLNGNAASLGLGNPTPPPPPPAPPSSKVRRAQPSPQTAAINLSCPSSSAAAANCSQPSPAKTRKMSDPRFPSDWDVSAVLQANRELDANTLFFLSLARQVRAMPMKFQSLAKMRCMRIVSDIELELENFDCNGVPPPEESGSTANLKYCTDTPPPPQQDGSALMAAPGMGPEGSTEHFVYVMSPSRVESMIDISSDEESNMNGGLSAAAAAGAAAAAAAAAVAAGAVH is encoded by the exons ATGAAGGAAATGAAGGTGGCGCGAGCGATTAGCGAATCCTCGACCACCTCCGATAATACATCCgattttattgatattgtCAAGAAGTACGATGTCGTCTACAACAATCACAATCCCGATTATAAAAACGTTGAGGTGAAGATGAAGGTCTGGACACAAATAGCGGACGAGATTGGATTATCTGTGG AAGCCTCAAAgcgaaaatggaaaaatcTTCGCGACagctatacaaaatatttgcgctCCTTTCGTGTTGGCACAAAAACTTCCAAGAAATATCAGTATTGGGCGCACGCCGATCACATGGAGTTCCTGAAGCCTTTCCAGGGACCCGGCAG GAATTCGGCGAATGGCAATGGCAAGTCGAACGATGAGGATGACACCGAATGCGACTTTGGTTATCAGGTGCTTGCCAAGGCGGCCAGCAATGGAGGCGAGGAGGATCTAAAGATAACCATAGCCACGGCCACGGCGACGGCCACGGCATCGACCTCGGCGCTGAGCACCCAAACCGTCAACAGCTACACAACCCCAATACTGACGCCCAGCGTGGCAGCCACGCCGCCCAGCCTCATCTCGCCTGGCAGCAATGCCGGAGCGCCGCCCCAgaaccacaacagcaacagcaatggcagcaaTGGCAACTGTGCCGCAGTCGCTCCACTGACACTCAGCGCCATGACACCGccagccaacagcagcagctcgaatAGCGGCGTGCTGCCTCTGCCCGCCTTGCCGCTCAGTGCCGCTGGCAAGGCTTCGGTGGCGGCCTCGGTTAGTGCCAACGCCGCGGCGCTGGCGACGCTAGCTAGTCTGCCCATGGGCATTGGCGGTCTGccggctgcagcggctgctgcgcaAATGTTTCCACTGGCCACGCTGAAAGCGgccgcagctgccgctggACTGCCGCTGACGTCCACGCCCAACTGCAGCACGGCCAATAATGTGGGCTGTTTGATTATCGAGCCGCATCTGTTTGCCGCCGCGGACAACTTCAAGAAGGAGCTgagcgcagctgcagcggccgGTGCGCCGCTGGGTCTGTTCCAGAATTTGGCCAATCGACATCATCTCAATGGTAATGCTGCATCGTTGGGGCTGGGCAATCCCacgccaccgccgccacctCCGGCGCCGCCCAGCTCAAAGGTGCGCCGGGCGCAGCCCTCGCCGCAGACCGCTGCCATTAATCTCAGCTGCCCGAGCTCATCGGCAGCCGCAGCGAACTGCTCTCAGCCCTCACCCGCCAAGACGCGCAAGATGAGCGATCCGCGATTTCCCAGCGATTGGGATGTGTCCGCTGTGCTGCAGGCCAATCGGGAACTGGACGCCAATACGCTGTTCTTTCTCAGTCTGGCGCGGCAGGTGCGCGCCATGCCCATGAAGTTCCAGTCGCTGGCCAAGATGCGCTGCATGCGCATCGTCAGCGACATTGAGCTCGAGCTGGAGAATTTTGACTGCAACGGCGTGCCGCCGCCCGAGGAGTCGGGCAGCACAGCGAATCTTAAATACTGTACCGAcacgccgccgccaccgcaaCAGGATGGCTCAGCGCTGATGGCAGCGCCGGGAATGGGGCCCGAGGGCTCCACGGAGCACTTTGTATATGTGATGTCGCCGTCGCGCGTGGAGAGCATGATCGATATTTCCTCCGACGAGGAGAGCAATATGAACGGCGGATTGAgtgcggctgcagcagctggtgccgccgcagccgccgccgctgctgcagtcgcCGCGGGAGCTGTCCATTGA
- the LOC6625471 gene encoding streptococcal hemagglutinin isoform X2, which yields MEFLKPFQGPGRNSANGNGKSNDEDDTECDFGYQVLAKAASNGGEEDLKITIATATATATASTSALSTQTVNSYTTPILTPSVAATPPSLISPGSNAGAPPQNHNSNSNGSNGNCAAVAPLTLSAMTPPANSSSSNSGVLPLPALPLSAAGKASVAASVSANAAALATLASLPMGIGGLPAAAAAAQMFPLATLKAAAAAAGLPLTSTPNCSTANNVGCLIIEPHLFAAADNFKKELSAAAAAGAPLGLFQNLANRHHLNGNAASLGLGNPTPPPPPPAPPSSKVRRAQPSPQTAAINLSCPSSSAAAANCSQPSPAKTRKMSDPRFPSDWDVSAVLQANRELDANTLFFLSLARQVRAMPMKFQSLAKMRCMRIVSDIELELENFDCNGVPPPEESGSTANLKYCTDTPPPPQQDGSALMAAPGMGPEGSTEHFVYVMSPSRVESMIDISSDEESNMNGGLSAAAAAGAAAAAAAAAVAAGAVH from the exons ATGGAGTTCCTGAAGCCTTTCCAGGGACCCGGCAG GAATTCGGCGAATGGCAATGGCAAGTCGAACGATGAGGATGACACCGAATGCGACTTTGGTTATCAGGTGCTTGCCAAGGCGGCCAGCAATGGAGGCGAGGAGGATCTAAAGATAACCATAGCCACGGCCACGGCGACGGCCACGGCATCGACCTCGGCGCTGAGCACCCAAACCGTCAACAGCTACACAACCCCAATACTGACGCCCAGCGTGGCAGCCACGCCGCCCAGCCTCATCTCGCCTGGCAGCAATGCCGGAGCGCCGCCCCAgaaccacaacagcaacagcaatggcagcaaTGGCAACTGTGCCGCAGTCGCTCCACTGACACTCAGCGCCATGACACCGccagccaacagcagcagctcgaatAGCGGCGTGCTGCCTCTGCCCGCCTTGCCGCTCAGTGCCGCTGGCAAGGCTTCGGTGGCGGCCTCGGTTAGTGCCAACGCCGCGGCGCTGGCGACGCTAGCTAGTCTGCCCATGGGCATTGGCGGTCTGccggctgcagcggctgctgcgcaAATGTTTCCACTGGCCACGCTGAAAGCGgccgcagctgccgctggACTGCCGCTGACGTCCACGCCCAACTGCAGCACGGCCAATAATGTGGGCTGTTTGATTATCGAGCCGCATCTGTTTGCCGCCGCGGACAACTTCAAGAAGGAGCTgagcgcagctgcagcggccgGTGCGCCGCTGGGTCTGTTCCAGAATTTGGCCAATCGACATCATCTCAATGGTAATGCTGCATCGTTGGGGCTGGGCAATCCCacgccaccgccgccacctCCGGCGCCGCCCAGCTCAAAGGTGCGCCGGGCGCAGCCCTCGCCGCAGACCGCTGCCATTAATCTCAGCTGCCCGAGCTCATCGGCAGCCGCAGCGAACTGCTCTCAGCCCTCACCCGCCAAGACGCGCAAGATGAGCGATCCGCGATTTCCCAGCGATTGGGATGTGTCCGCTGTGCTGCAGGCCAATCGGGAACTGGACGCCAATACGCTGTTCTTTCTCAGTCTGGCGCGGCAGGTGCGCGCCATGCCCATGAAGTTCCAGTCGCTGGCCAAGATGCGCTGCATGCGCATCGTCAGCGACATTGAGCTCGAGCTGGAGAATTTTGACTGCAACGGCGTGCCGCCGCCCGAGGAGTCGGGCAGCACAGCGAATCTTAAATACTGTACCGAcacgccgccgccaccgcaaCAGGATGGCTCAGCGCTGATGGCAGCGCCGGGAATGGGGCCCGAGGGCTCCACGGAGCACTTTGTATATGTGATGTCGCCGTCGCGCGTGGAGAGCATGATCGATATTTCCTCCGACGAGGAGAGCAATATGAACGGCGGATTGAgtgcggctgcagcagctggtgccgccgcagccgccgccgctgctgcagtcgcCGCGGGAGCTGTCCATTGA
- the Tapdelta gene encoding translocon-associated protein subunit delta, with protein MQRQLFALCLIAVACATGVHGSCKATLNAFSTQDATILTQLAHVAEFTLQCSNSAQPSLFAEFPCGKVVPVAKVGDSKYQVSWVEDIKQGSSGNVQVRLFDEDGYANVRKAQRDGDKVSSVKSLLDITVPTKSAYKGPWIKAELLAAVLVGGVAYFAFTTKSKVQS; from the exons ATGCAACGCCAATTGTTTGCGCTCTGCCTCATTGCCGTCGCCTGTGCAACTGGCGTCCATGGCAGCTGCAAGGCCACGTTGAATGCCTTCAGTACTCAGGATGCAACAATTCTGACCCAGCTGGCGCATGTGGCCGAATTTACGTTGCAGTGCAGCAACTCGGCCCAGCCCAGTCTGTTTGCCGAGTTCCCCTGCGGCAAGGTGGTGCCCGTTGCCAAGGTGGGCGACAGCAAATACCAG GTGAGCTGGGTGGAGGACATCAAGCagggcagcagcggcaacgtgCAGGTGCGTCTCTTCGACGAGGACGGCTATGCCAATGTGCGCAAGGCACAGCGCGATGGCGACAAGGTGTCTTCGGTCAAGTCCCTGCTGGACATTACGGTGCCCACAAAGAGCGCATACAAGGGTCCCTGGATTAAGGCGGAGCTGCTCGCCGCCGTGCTCGTGGGCGGCGTCGCCTACTTTGCCTTCACCACCAAGAGCAAGGTTCAGTCCTAA
- the LOC6625404 gene encoding serine protease grass, with amino-acid sequence MQMRSSLLILCTILWSQSFCVRADEANGLRILEAQKCGIFLTIRITNGHEVALGSRPWMSLLRLRLGQDEAFACAGTLITDRFVLTAAHCLTRYELVSVRLGEHQLSTETDCKPAGRTIRCLPPVEDIDVERVFRHADYVPETNHNDIALIKLARPVAFKPHIRPICLPINATLQQRAESSENFVVTGWGTTEDGSESDVLLETAIDTQTRRSCFNSYAREIKQTQLCAGALRSDSCRGDSGGPLSYPAIYSNRQRFVQFGIVSYGARSCGSGFPAVYTNIASFIPWITNIIGANC; translated from the exons ATGCAAATGCGTTCCAGTTTATTGATTCTGTGCACGATCCTGTGGAGCCAGTCT TTCTGTGTGCGGGCTGACGAGGCGAATGGACTGCGAATATTGGAAGCACAAAAGTGCGGCATTTTTTTAACGATCAGAATAACCAATGGTCACGAGGTTGCCCTGGGCTCCAGGCCTTGGATGAGCTTGCTCCGTTTGCGTCTCGGACAAGACGAGGCCTTTGCGTGCGCTGGCACCCTCATAACCGATC GCTTCGTACTCACCGCCGCCCACTGCTTGACGCGATACGAACT ggtatctgtgcGCTTGGGCGAACATCAATTATCTACGGAAACGGACTGCAAGCCAGCGGGCAGAACCATCAGATGCTTGCCGCCCGTTGAGGATATTGACGTGGAGCGTGTCTTTAGGCACGCGGACTACGTGCCGGAGACGAACCACAATGACATAGCTCTGATTAAGCTGGCCCGCCCGGTGGCCTTTAAGC CACACATCAGGCCCATTTGCTTGCCGATTAATGCAACATTGCAGCAAAGGGCAGAGTCGAGtgaaaattttgttgtaaCGGGCTGGGGCACCACCGAGGATGGCAGCGAATCCGATGTGCTGCTGGAGACGGCCATTGATACACAGACGCGACGATCGTGCTTTAATTCGTACGCCCGGGAAATCAAACAGACCCAACTCTGTGCCGGAGCACTTCGGAGCGACTCTTGCAGAGGCGACTCCGGTGGCCCGTTGTCGTACCCGGCCATTTATTCGAACAGGCAACGCTTTGTCCAGTTCGGCATTGTCAGCTATGGCGCGcgcagctgcggcagcggcttTCCGGCCGTCTACACAAACATTGCCAGCTTCATACCGTGGATAACCAATATAATAGGCGCGAATTGCTAA
- the LOC6625403 gene encoding nucleolar and coiled-body phosphoprotein 1 isoform X1: MSLSVASRRRYQTTTTSTSTSTSTASLAVRKQHSLMEPASHVHGVSRYSAQQRGYLTRGLSVGRSIENIRQKLYAPSPAGRLSRQTSLALDESAARMAGRLTPSQPELGIRLRDKSLVAWSSTSTLQKTPLAAGGGQKQRLPQEQQEAQTDTENAKADKNRINLNIVLAQTIRATNEQEPSHSDIDSATECSELAKEQSTAAKPTITEANVSAALTVQRRPPLVRAMSAPVRMDESSKSALATAASKRSQQKLRRRKIFTRATSSVAVPSDNSPMLSTDAGGSSKKALSRTRSVIAPDVITLVSLLSSEGSDSEREENSPASSEKQPPAALQRSPQRRAPLLRKTGKSVSFQDSYPPTFQLASKEYSHMIRRGSIAPLAARIRANRPPTAPPVSIFLSEPGSESRQRQQQQQQLSDSSSSPSEEDKKENNAANCNVQQQQQQQQEYNFPLYVCSIKERECWKLHQKMCAKGVSVSYDTVLRGMLTPTEFRQFQKQREHEQAKAQEAADAQAEADAAVAGDKETKKTPTTAIERLSESLLQRE, translated from the exons ATGTCGTTGTCCGTGGCAAGCCGCCGTCGCTACCAGACGACaacaacgtcgacgtcgacgtcgacgtcgactgcgTCGCTGGCTGTGCGCAAGCAGCACTCGCTCATGGAACCGGCCAGCCACGTCCATGGCGTCAGCAGATATTCAGCCCAGCAGCGCGGCTATTTAACGCGTGGCCTCTCCGTCGGCCGCTCCATTGAGAACATTCGCCAGAAGCTGTACGCGCCCAGCCCGGCGGGCCGCCTGAGCCGCCAGACATCGCTGGCCCTTGACGAATCCGCGGCCAGAATGGCGGGCCGGCTGACGCCCTCGCAGCCAGAACTTGGCATTCGATTGAGGGACAAGAGCCTGGTGGCCTGGTCATCAACATCCACTCTGCAGAAGACGCCGCTGGCCGCTGGCGGTGGCCAGAAGCAGCGGCTGCCGCAGGAGCAGCAAGAAGCCCAAACAGATACAGAAAA CGCCAAGGCGGACAAGAATCGCATCAATCTCAATATTGTGCTGGCCCAGACGATACGCGCCACCAACGAGCAGGAGCCCAGCCACAGCGACATTGACAGCGCCACGGAGTGCAGCGAGTTGGCCAAGGAGCAGAGCACCGCAGCCAAGCCGACCATCACTGAGGCGAACGTCTCGGCCGCTTTGACCGTTCAGCGGCGTCCGCCCTTGGTGCGCGCCATGTCCGCGCCGGTGCGCATGGACGAGAGCAGCAAGAGCGCCCTTGCCACCGCCGCCAGCAAGCGCAGCCAGCAGAAGCTGCGTAGGCGCAAGATCTTCACGCGTGCCACCTCCTCGGTGGCGGTGCCGTCCGATAACAGCCCCATGCTGAGCACCGATGCCGGCGGCTCCAGCAAGAAGGCTCTCAGTCGCACGCGCAGTGTCATTGCGCCGGACGTTATCACCCTGGTGTCGCTTCTCAGCTCCGAGGGCAGTGACTCGGAGCGTGAGGAGAACTCCCCGGCCTCCAGTGAGAAACAGCCGCCGGCGGCATTGCAGCGCAGTCCGCAGCGACGGGCGCCTCTGCTGCGCAAAACGGGCAAATCGG TCTCGTTTCAAGACAGCTATCCGCCCACCTTTCAACTGGCCTCCAAGGAATACTCGCATATGATCAGGCGCGGATCGATTGCCCCGCTGGCTGCGCGCATTCGCGCCAATCGACCTCCGACGGCGCCGCCCGTCTCCATTTTTCTCAGCGAGCCTGGCAGCGAGTCGCgtcagcgacagcagcagcagcagcagctctctGACTCATCCAGTTCACCTTCTGAGGAGGACAAGAAGGAGAACAACGCGGCCAACTGCaacgtgcagcagcagcagcagcagcagcaggagtaCAATTTTCCGCTGTACGTGTGCAGCATCAAGGAACGCGAGTGCTGGAAGCTGCACCAGAAGATGTGCGCCAAGGGTGTTAGTGTCAGCTATGATACCGTGCTGCGGGGCATGTTGACGCCCACGGAATTCCGCCAGTTCCAAAAGCAGCGCGAGCACGAGCAGGCCAAGGCCCAGGAGGCCGCCGATGCGCAGGCCGAGGCTGACGCTGCCGTAGCCGGCGACAAGGAAACCAAGAAGACGCCAACAACGGCCATCGAACGCCTGTCCGAGTCCCTGCTGCAGAGAGAGTGA
- the LOC6625403 gene encoding nucleolar and coiled-body phosphoprotein 1 isoform X2 — MSLSVASRRRYQTTTTSTSTSTSTASLAVRKQHSLMEPASHVHGVSRYSAQQRGYLTRGLSVGRSIENIRQKLYAPSPAGRLSRQTSLALDESAARMAGRLTPSQPELGIRLRDKSLVAWSSTSTLQKTPLAAGGGQKQRLPQEQQEAQTDTENAKADKNRINLNIVLAQTIRATNEQEPSHSDIDSATECSELAKEQSTAAKPTITEANVSAALTVQRRPPLVRAMSAPVRMDESSKSALATAASKRSQQKLRRRKIFTRATSSVAVPSDNSPMLSTDAGGSSKKALSRTRSVIAPDVITLVSLLSSEGSDSEREENSPASSEKQPPAALQRSPQRRAPLLRKTGKSDSYPPTFQLASKEYSHMIRRGSIAPLAARIRANRPPTAPPVSIFLSEPGSESRQRQQQQQQLSDSSSSPSEEDKKENNAANCNVQQQQQQQQEYNFPLYVCSIKERECWKLHQKMCAKGVSVSYDTVLRGMLTPTEFRQFQKQREHEQAKAQEAADAQAEADAAVAGDKETKKTPTTAIERLSESLLQRE, encoded by the exons ATGTCGTTGTCCGTGGCAAGCCGCCGTCGCTACCAGACGACaacaacgtcgacgtcgacgtcgacgtcgactgcgTCGCTGGCTGTGCGCAAGCAGCACTCGCTCATGGAACCGGCCAGCCACGTCCATGGCGTCAGCAGATATTCAGCCCAGCAGCGCGGCTATTTAACGCGTGGCCTCTCCGTCGGCCGCTCCATTGAGAACATTCGCCAGAAGCTGTACGCGCCCAGCCCGGCGGGCCGCCTGAGCCGCCAGACATCGCTGGCCCTTGACGAATCCGCGGCCAGAATGGCGGGCCGGCTGACGCCCTCGCAGCCAGAACTTGGCATTCGATTGAGGGACAAGAGCCTGGTGGCCTGGTCATCAACATCCACTCTGCAGAAGACGCCGCTGGCCGCTGGCGGTGGCCAGAAGCAGCGGCTGCCGCAGGAGCAGCAAGAAGCCCAAACAGATACAGAAAA CGCCAAGGCGGACAAGAATCGCATCAATCTCAATATTGTGCTGGCCCAGACGATACGCGCCACCAACGAGCAGGAGCCCAGCCACAGCGACATTGACAGCGCCACGGAGTGCAGCGAGTTGGCCAAGGAGCAGAGCACCGCAGCCAAGCCGACCATCACTGAGGCGAACGTCTCGGCCGCTTTGACCGTTCAGCGGCGTCCGCCCTTGGTGCGCGCCATGTCCGCGCCGGTGCGCATGGACGAGAGCAGCAAGAGCGCCCTTGCCACCGCCGCCAGCAAGCGCAGCCAGCAGAAGCTGCGTAGGCGCAAGATCTTCACGCGTGCCACCTCCTCGGTGGCGGTGCCGTCCGATAACAGCCCCATGCTGAGCACCGATGCCGGCGGCTCCAGCAAGAAGGCTCTCAGTCGCACGCGCAGTGTCATTGCGCCGGACGTTATCACCCTGGTGTCGCTTCTCAGCTCCGAGGGCAGTGACTCGGAGCGTGAGGAGAACTCCCCGGCCTCCAGTGAGAAACAGCCGCCGGCGGCATTGCAGCGCAGTCCGCAGCGACGGGCGCCTCTGCTGCGCAAAACGGGCAAATCGG ACAGCTATCCGCCCACCTTTCAACTGGCCTCCAAGGAATACTCGCATATGATCAGGCGCGGATCGATTGCCCCGCTGGCTGCGCGCATTCGCGCCAATCGACCTCCGACGGCGCCGCCCGTCTCCATTTTTCTCAGCGAGCCTGGCAGCGAGTCGCgtcagcgacagcagcagcagcagcagctctctGACTCATCCAGTTCACCTTCTGAGGAGGACAAGAAGGAGAACAACGCGGCCAACTGCaacgtgcagcagcagcagcagcagcagcaggagtaCAATTTTCCGCTGTACGTGTGCAGCATCAAGGAACGCGAGTGCTGGAAGCTGCACCAGAAGATGTGCGCCAAGGGTGTTAGTGTCAGCTATGATACCGTGCTGCGGGGCATGTTGACGCCCACGGAATTCCGCCAGTTCCAAAAGCAGCGCGAGCACGAGCAGGCCAAGGCCCAGGAGGCCGCCGATGCGCAGGCCGAGGCTGACGCTGCCGTAGCCGGCGACAAGGAAACCAAGAAGACGCCAACAACGGCCATCGAACGCCTGTCCGAGTCCCTGCTGCAGAGAGAGTGA
- the Tsp47F gene encoding 23 kDa integral membrane protein: MRIKMRACGPSLIKYVLFAFNVLFALSGLGILVAGAIVLADVNEFNHFVEGRVLAPPIVLIVTGLVIFLIASLGCFGAIKESPTLLLTYAVLLAIIFIVELAVGIAASVFKKDLEGMLKNSLQESIKRSNSEDSIAWDNVQRKLMCCGVDTPADWRALSLNKTLPASCCQPQFIDAAVGHCTESPALGKDKYFQEGCVGKLKERIDKNAVILIGVGIGIAFIQILGIVLACYLASAIRYARQAN; the protein is encoded by the exons ATGAGAATCAAAATGCGCGCCTGCGGCCCCAGTTTAATCAAATACGTTCTGTTTGCCTTCAATGTGCTATTTGCG CTTTCCGGTCTTGGCATACTGGTGGCCGGAGCCATCGTCCTGGCCGATGTCAATGAATTCAACCATTTTGTGGAGGGACGCGTCCTGGCGCCGCCAATTGTGCTTATTGTCACCGGACTGGTCATCTTCCTGATTGCCTCGTTGGGCTGCTTTGGCGCCATCAAGGAATCGCCCACTCTGCTCCTAACG TACGCCGTATTGCTGGCCATCATCTTTATTGTGGAGCTGGCCGTGGGCATTGCGGCGAGCGTGTTTAAGAAGGATCTGGAGGGCATGCTGAAGAACTCATTGCAGGAGTCGATCAAGCGCTCCAACAGCGAGGACAGCATCGCCTGGGACAATGTCCAGCGCAAGCTGATGTGCTGCGGCGTGGACACGCCCGCCGACTGGCGTGCCCTCAGCCTGAACAAGACCCTGccggccagctgctgccagccgcAGTTTATCGATGCCGCCGTCGGACACTGCACGGAATCGCCGGCCCTTGGCAAGGACAAGTATTTCCAGGAGGGCTGCGTCGGCAAGCTCAAGGAGCGCATCGATAAGAACGCCGTCATCCTAATTGgcgtcggcatcggcatcgccTTCATACAAATCCTGGGCATAGTCCTCGCCTGCTATCTGGCCTCCGCCATACGATACGCGCGCCAAGCGAACTAA